GCTCTTGACCTGGTgtaattttcaaaaggaaaatgtcCCTTTCTCAATAATGTTAAGGAGAAGTCGTACTTCAAGTTTTTtaagtacagtcatgtgtcacttaatgtcAGAGacgtgttctgagaaatgcattgttggCCAGTTCTGTCATGTGAGCATCATGGGGTGCACTGATCCACACCTAGATAGTACAGCCCATACACACTAGGCTGTGTGGTAGAACGTATTGCTCCGAGGCTACAAAGCTCTACCGCAGGCTACTGTAGTGAATACTGGAGACAGTTGTAACAACAGTACGTATTTGTGCATCTGAACGTATCTCAACGTAGAAAAGGTAGAGTAAAAACATGGTATTgcaatcttatgggaccaccattgtatatgtggtctgcCATTGACCAAAATGTAATGACGTGGCCCATGACTGTAATTACAAGGAAATAAGTCTGACACCAAAACACACAAATATTCATCTTAGTCATTATGTTCAGGCCATTTGAGGCTAATAATAACTTCCTAACTATATGGGAATTAAAACAATATGAATTCTGCTGAATTGATCTCTTCCTTTTGtatcagaaaaggaaaacattcttCTTTGGCCTAATATTCCCATAAATCACACTGAAGATGAAAACGAATTTAAGTATCCTTTTAGTACTTTGGTCTCAACAAGTCTGTTGTTTATCACAAATTTATGAATATCAGTGATTCTTAGACACTAAATTTCCAATTCATACAAGGCAAAAAAACTTGTGTATAGTAGGAGCAgacttttattttggttttaagcCTTATTCTATAAAACTTCACCATCTAATATGgtggccactagccacatgtggctatttaaatcaaaattataattaatttaaaatgaaatgaaatgtaaaattcaattcctgagtcacactagccacatctCAAGTGTCtagtagccacatatggctagtggctgccaCACTGGACAGCACAGAGAACATTTCTGTCATACAGAAAGTTCTCGTGAACAGTGCTGCTGTAAACTTTTATTATAATGCCCCCTCCAAAAAGGTTACTACATTGTAACTGAGCTCTACCAATTAcgtttcattatttaaaatatttaatcagaAATGTTTTGGTGTCAAAGATTAATGATAGTGATTCTAATCAGACATTAAGCAATTAAAATAGTTATGCTTATTTATGTAAGCACAGTTAGCAATAAAGCACTTTAGCAATTAATTTTATAGTAATGACAAATAGGGAATTCGTGTAAAGCAAATATGAATTCAACAATTAGCTTGCTGTCTGAAgtgtgattgattgattgataacAGTTTGGAGGTATTTTGAGTGTTCAGATCTCAACAGCACATGGCCAGATAAGTCTGTCATATCATAGTTGTCATGATACTAAgctgtcattatttttttaattgctacccatttttcttcaaaaaaagaaaaagacaattctATGGTACTACGTATCATGAGATGGAAAGAGTGTAAATTAAAACCTTGAGGCCGGGcgtgggctcacacctgtaatcccagcagtttgggaggctgaggcgggtggatcacttgaggccaggagttcaagaccagtctggccaacatggcgaaacctccatctctactaaaaatacaaaaaattagctgggtgtggtggctggcgcctgtaatcacagctacttgggaggctgaggcagaagaattgctccagcctagatgacagagcaagactctgtctcaaaaaaataaaaataaaatcttgagaAACAAAACTTTGCTTGTTCCTGGGAGTGAAACAAACACGGTGAATATTCTCTCTTATCTCTAATGATCTCTCATGGGTTTTTCCCAGAACTGTGTCATTGTCCATAGCAGTTAGTATTTGTGTGAGGAAAAATAGGACAGTGCCAGTGAGCTTAGAGACCCTGGGACTTCTTAATTGAAAACACATCTCTAAGACACTTtgatcaaaataaatataaagagacttaacataattatgaaaaaataagtacattttacaCTGATGATATTGCTTTATTGTACCAATAAAAGCAATACATGGTTGTagcataaaatttggaaaatgcaaagAAGTATAAAGAATCATCTATATTTCTTCCTAGTTGTATTTCTATCCATACATAGttgaaacacaaaataaaattttctatcaGAATGAACTTTTGAACTCATAatgttgaaaatagaaaaaagtatccCTTTATACTTTCAcaagaaaatgtctttaaaattttaattaatagtAGGAGCATTTTTAAACCAGGACACAAAATGTATTAATTGACATCAATATCTTATTCTTCCAACATAAATTATTGCAGATAGTCTCCTTTATGTGGGACAGTCTATCCTAAGATTATGTAAAATTCAATGTATTAAGCCTTAGCtctggaagaaattaaaaaatggttGTGGGGTAGGTAGGTATGAGGACATGATTGGAAATGCACTAGAAAGAGGTACAGGGGTGTTGCAAACTTTTTGTGGTGGTGGAAACATTCTATTTTTGTTGTGGGTAGTGATTACATGAATGTATACAATTGCCAAAATTCATAACTGCACATTTATGATCTGTGCCTTTTTTGTTATTAATAACTCAATTAATAAAAACCTTTAATCTTACTACCATTTGAAAGGTTCTTGTATCGGTTTGAACCCCGAGAGCGCACCAACAGACAACACGAGGCAGTGTGGAGCAACACGCTGTTTTAATGAGTGCCTGGGTGCAGGCGGGATGAGGCCTAAAATGGCGTCAGCCCCAAGTGATTACCGGACCGGAGTTTTATAGTCCTCTCTAAACAGGAAGTGTCCCAGTCTGACGTGACTGCTACGTCATACCCGGAcggcctctttctccatcttcaggGGTACATGTCTTCCGGCCAGGGTAGGTGTCTTCCGGCAGGctgtcttcctgcttctgctgtcttGCTGATGCACGCTGCTGGCTGCTGGCACAAGTGGCCTTGTgccttgggactgggcctgagaagggaggagttaTTCATCCCTTCAAGCTTTCAGGCACTGGGGAGAATCTGTCATTCCTGCCTATTTGgttattaaaaaaaaggaaaaggggcaACTTACTCAATAACTACTTCAGGCGTGACACAGGGGGTGGCATGGGCACcttggaaaaagaaaaccttaatttTTGGGGGCGTTCTTGAGAGACGGGTTGGTATCATTGCGTCATTGTAGCAGGAGCATCATCTGGATTGTCTGGCGATTAACTGTAAGAGTTTTAATGGCTTTTATTACTAGTGGATAACCCAGGGGAGAAACAGGAGGAGCCCAGTGATGAAGATTACTGTCCCTAACAGCGTTTTAAATCCTCCTAAATTACAGAACCACCTTCTAGAAGGTTTGCCGGGTCCCACCCTTTCCAGGTTTGGACTGGTACCTGGGCTACTTTTCTGATGTTCGAAGCGATTTCTAGAACTGCTTTTCCGTTATTGTCTATGTTAAGACAACAATTGGAGATATTAAACTTACCACAGACCCCACCCTCTTCTGCTAATAAGTGTCTAGTGCCAGCCTGTTTTCATAAATTGCCGCGTgcatttggttttgttgttgcgCGAGCATTTCCAGGGCTGAGGCGGTTTGGTTAGTGATTATCTCTAGAACAGCCTGTAGTCTAATTATTCTATTTAGCATATATATGGGAGTACGATAACCCCATGAACCATCCTCAGCCCAGGTGGCAGGACCATAATATTTGATGATCCGTTGCGGAGGCCGCTCGTCCTCTCGCCATCTTTGgcttcctcctacctttaaggaTCGTTTTTCTCTGTTTAAGTTATCATACACAGGGACTCCGAGGGTGTCGCCTGCCTGCTTTGGAAGTAAAAAGAATACGGGTTTAATTGTGCTTAGGAAACAAGGACCTCGCCAGTGATAAGGTAGCCATGAGTAAGCCTGGGTTCCACATATCCAAAAGAATCCATCAGGGGCAGTCCATTGTAGGCTGGTATTCATAGGATTGACCCATCGTGCACTTAGGTGGGGGTATGTGGCATAAGGGTTAGTGGTGTTTGTACAGTTCCAGGCCCTTTTTGATGGAACACAGTTGAGGCAGCTTAAGTTAGAGGGAGACCAGGCTCCGTGGGGTAACCTTGGCCACCACTCGGCTGTGGAGGCGTTGACTGTTAGGGTTTGGTGACAAGGGCTTGCACCTATATGGCTCGATGGGTTTTATCAGTCCACTTGCGGGATATGCACACCGTCCCTCTTACTGGGTTGGTAAGTGTCCAGGACTGCGGGCGTTCCTGAAGAGTGAAAGTGAGGCTGGGGTTTTGGGATGCTAATAAGTAAGGAGGAATGTCTATCCCAAACCATGGCCACTGTTCACTCATATGTGGGCTCCCCCACATACCCGGCAATTGGACACATTCATGGTAAGCGCGGTGAGTTCTCCTAGATCTACAAACAGGTTTTTTCCTGGCTTGGGAAGGGATACGTCTGCTTGTAGTTTTTAATAAAGGGATGGAAATACTACGGGTGGTTGTGGAGGGGAGTTGTTGGCTTTGGCTTTTTTCTTGGCTAtcatcttttctctcttta
This genomic window from Pan troglodytes isolate AG18354 chromosome 12, NHGRI_mPanTro3-v2.0_pri, whole genome shotgun sequence contains:
- the LOC107972569 gene encoding putative postmeiotic segregation increased 2-like protein 2; its protein translation is MSRVKCASFVFSFCHDCKFPEVSPAMLPEQPAERPSPKAQGHLCQQPAACISKTAEAGRQPAGRHLPWPEDMYP